In Zygosaccharomyces rouxii strain CBS732 chromosome D complete sequence, one DNA window encodes the following:
- a CDS encoding MARVEL domain-containing protein (weakly similar to uniprot|Q12207 Saccharomyces cerevisiae YPR149W NCE102 and to uniprot|P53279 Saccharomyces cerevisiae YGR131W) — protein MLALTDNILRAVNFCFFVILLGLVGKLIQSEKHGHNSRVNFCMFAAAFGIVADSFYGILANIFVPFAFPVILFILDFLNFVFTFTAATALAVGIRTHSCTNRHYLDSNKITQGSTSRCREAQAVVAFFYFAFFIFLFKMVMSFLSLLSNGAFGSSSGFSSRRRRTQQANVGVPTISQV, from the coding sequence ATGTTAGCTCTAACTGACAACATCCTACGTGCAGTGAATTTCTGCTTTTTCGTCATTCTATTGGGTCTAGTTGGTAAACTTATCCAGAGTGAGAAACATGGCCACAACTCAAGAGTGAACTTCTGTATGTTTGCTGCTGCCTTCGGTATCGTTGCAGACTCTTTCTACGGTATTTTGGCCAACATCTTTGTTCCATTTGCTTTCCCAGTTATTTTGTTCATCTTAGACTTTTTGAACTTCGTTTTCACTTTTACCGCTGCTACTGCTCTAGCTGTTGGTATCAGGACTCACAGCTGTACAAACAGACACTACTTGGACTCTAACAAAATCACTCAAGGTTCTACTTCTAGATGTAGAGAAGCACAAGCAGTTGTTGCATTCTTCTACTTTGcattcttcatctttttgTTCAAGATGGTTATGAGCTTCTTGAGTCTATTGAGTAACGGTGCCTTTGGTTCAAGCTCTGGTTTCAgctcaagaagaagaagaactcAGCAAGCAAACGTTGGTGTTCCTACAATCTCTCAAGTATAA
- the PHB1 gene encoding prohibitin subunit PHB1 (similar to uniprot|P40961 Saccharomyces cerevisiae YGR132C) translates to MSSRLAETVAKVAIPLGIVASGIQYSMYDVRGGSRAVIFDRLSGVQQEVVGEGTHFLVPWLQKAVIYDVRTKPKSIATNTGTKDMQMVSLTLRVLHRPQVLQLPHIYQNLGLDYDERVLPSIGNEVLKAIVARYDAAELITQRELVSNTIRDELSNRASEFSIRLEDVSITHMTFGPEFTKAVELKQIAQQDAERAKFLVEKAEQIRKVSVIRAEGEAEAAESISKALAKAGDGLLLIRRLEASKDIAQTLANSSNVTYLPSQQSGGGQEGTSQSLLLNLGRT, encoded by the coding sequence ATGAGTTCTAGATTGGCAGAAACTGTGGCTAAAGTTGCCATCCCCTTGGGTATAGTTGCAAGTGGTATACAGTACTCTATGTACGATGTTAGAGGTGGTTCCCGTGCTGTGATCTTTGATCGTCTTTCAGGTGTTCAACAGGAAGTAGTGGGTGAGGGTACCCATTTCTTAGTCCCATGGTTACAAAAGGCTGTTATTTATGATGTTCGTACTAAACCCAAGAGTATTGCCACTAATACTGGGACCAAAGATATGCAAATGGTTTCATTAACGTTGCGTGTTTTACACAGACCACAAGTTTTACAACTACCACATATCTATCAGAATTTAGGGTTAGATTACGATGAAAGGGTTTTACCTTCGATTGGTAATGAAGTTCTTAAAGCTATTGTAGCCCGTTATGATGCCGCTGAATTAATTACTCAACGTGAATTGGTCTCTAATACAATCAGAGATGAGTTATCAAACCGTGCATCTGAATTTAGTATTCGTTTAGAGGATGTTTCTATTACCCATATGACTTTTGGTCCTGAATTTACCAAGGCCGTTGAACTAAAACAAATTGCTCAGCAAGATGCCGAGAGGGCAAAATTCCTGGTTGAAAAAGCCGAGCAAATTCGTAAGGTATCGGTTATTAGAGCTGAAGGTGAAGCAGAAGCAGCTGAATCCATTTCAAAGGCATTAGCAAAAGCTGGTGACGGTCTTCTACTAATTAGAAGATTGGAAGCCTCCAAGGATATCGCTCAAACTTTAGCCAACTCTTCAAACGTTACTTACTTGCCAAGTCAACAATCTGGTGGTGGTCAAGAAGGTACCTCTCAATCTCTTTTGTTAAACTTGGGTCGTACGTAA
- a CDS encoding uncharacterized protein (no similarity) codes for MVLESKAVSKKSQESIAEKGNGELRGNLKERPRVTYSGPGVVYPLEIPHMEICHRLKLWIPLIRKHVNRLAFAVCEISGRFSFPSYYCYSFCSFHRRCTFRILVSCPIGAI; via the coding sequence ATGGTTTTAGAGAGCAAAGCGGTTAGCAAGAAATCCCAAGAGTCTATCGCTGAAAAAGGTAATGGAGAGCTTAGGGGGAACTTAAAAGAAAGACCCCGAGTTACTTATTCCGGACCGGGCGTTGTTTACCCCCTTGAAATACCACATATGGAAATCTGTCACCGTTTAAAGCTATGGATTCCTCTAATTCGGAAACATGTAAATAGACTGGCGTTTGCTGTTTGCGAGATCTCGGGCcgtttttcttttccttcgtattattgttattctttttgttcttttcaccGTCGTTGCACCTTCCGTATTCTCGTTTCATGCCCCATTGGGGCTATATAA
- the SYF2 gene encoding Syf2p (similar to uniprot|P53277 Saccharomyces cerevisiae YGR129W SYF2 SYnthetic lethal with cdcForty (putative) involved in pre-mRNA splicing) — protein sequence MAIKGSQGSQMDLDQFIKDFNALKKKSWEISVENRKLVNAESKELAAGRKPRVYQLEAPEPSLPTQDDKHGNQLMNYTIQQYEEWNSRQRDQTNKRDSGNLQDMAKYTYDKELNKLHKDTMLQNRYTNGGSIQKMNRNPKTGKLTIKDDDQLVKKLAKDMDKTATERYEARRREMERSNVQNASSGGGYINEKNKQFNEKLDRQMPQSP from the coding sequence ATGGCAATAAAAGGTTCTCAGGGCTCtcaaatggatttagaccaatttatcaaagaCTTCAATgctttaaagaaaaagagCTGGGAGATTTCCGTAGAGAATAGGAAACTAGTAAATGCAGAGTCCAAAGAACTGGCAGCAGGTCGTAAACCTAGGGTATACCAACTGGAAGCCCCTGAGCCATCGTTACCAACACAAGATGATAAGCATGGAAACcagttgatgaattataCTATCCAGCAATATGAGGAATGGAATTCAAGACAGCGTGACCAGACTAATAAAAGAGACTCTGGTAATTTGCAAGATATGGCCAAGTACACTTATGATAAGGAACTGAATAAACTGCATAAGGATACAATGCTTCAAAATAGGTATACAAATGGTGGTAGTATCCAAAAAATGAATAGAAATCCAAAGACAGGAAAGTTGACcattaaagatgatgatcagctggttaaaaaattggcaaaggATATGGATAAGACCGCTACTGAAAGGTACGAGGCTAGGAGGAGAGAGATGGAAAGATCCAATGTGCAAAATGCTTCAAGCGGCGGTGGATACATcaatgaaaagaataaacaGTTTAATGAGAAATTGGACAGACAAATGCCCCAGAGTCCctaa
- a CDS encoding uncharacterized protein (similar to uniprot|Q06523 Saccharomyces cerevisiae YPR148C Protein of unknown function green fluorescent protein (GFP)-fusion protein localizes to the cytoplasm in a punctate pattern), whose translation MSEYFSSFSFKNLGDSIANAAHRTQDKLSNAVANVNLNDPQTRLSIKTRTRYLKETLGAVDEISKLPPQYVLLERKSDALEKACKRMLLVTQTFEVEGYDYPPNLPESFSDWWSGSKEGWFGSTKQDEDGESKIQTDGSSKDPLMPRSFAQAIAKASHECGEAYQNSQKSEKKQIDEDEDDVNLVEMFNTLSICYRNIDEGKDEMDKSIAREFNDKLEQLLNRDFKKIHVLRNKVENSRLKFDTMRYEMRLKEKEEKEENENTANADEGPSNKNQQEPTNEPAKEEEKPTPAEPAEAQHTTKTENSNKEPMVEKPEDNKLLEQLEDEFVSNTSEAVETMTSIVEGSEILRLMKLFQNLQLVYYRQCVQEMEASLKGLNDLEN comes from the coding sequence ATGTCAGAGTATTTTTCAAGtttttcattcaaaaatctTGGTGATTCTATTGCCAATGCTGCTCATAGGACTCAAGATAAGTTAAGCAATGCAGTTGCCAACGTGAATCTAAATGATCCGCAGACTAGACTATCCATCAAGACACGTACTAGATATTTAAAAGAGACATTGGGTGCGGTTGATGAGATTAGTAAATTACCACCCCAGTACGTTCTTTTAGAGAGAAAATCTGATGCCCTTGAGAAGGCATGTAAAAGAATGTTGTTAGTGACTCAAACTTTTGAAGTAGAAGGATATGATTATCCACCAAATTTACCTGAAAGTTTCTCAGATTGGTGGTCTGGTAGTAAAGAAGGATGGTTTGGATCAACAAAAcaggatgaagatggaGAATCGAAGATCCAAACCGATGGATCCTCTAAGGATCCATTAATGCCACGTTCATTTGCACAAGCGATAGCCAAGGCATCTCATGAGTGTGGTGAAGCTTATCAAAATTCacaaaaatctgaaaagaaacaaatcgatgaagacgaagatgatgttAATTTGGTTGAAATGTTTAATACATTATCGATTTGCTACAGAAACATCGATGAAGGTAAGGATGAAATGGATAAATCAATTGCTCGTGAATTTAACGATAAATTAGAACAATTGTTGAATCGAGACTTTAAAAAGATACACGTTTTGCGTAATAAAGTGGAAAACTCTAGGCTAAAATTCGATACCATGCGTTATGAAATGAGgttgaaagagaaagaagagaaagaagagaatgAAAATACAGCAAACGCAGATGAGGGACCTTCTAACAAAAATCAACAAGAGCCTACCAATGAACCCGCTaaagaggaggaaaagCCAACGCCTGCAGAACCAGCTGAAGCTCAGCATACTACCAAGACAGAAAATTCTAATAAAGAACCGATGGTAGAAAAACCTGAGGATAACAAATTACTCGAACAATTGGAGGATGAATTTGTTTCCAATACTAGTGAAGCAGTTGAAACAATGACATCTATTGTAGAAGGTTCCGAAATCTTAAGGTTAATGaaacttttccaaaacttGCAATTAGTCTACTATAGACAATGTGTGCAAGAGATGGAAGCTAGTCTGAAGGGTTTGaatgatttagaaaattga
- a CDS encoding uncharacterized protein (similar to uniprot|Q06593 Saccharomyces cerevisiae YPR194C OPT2 Oligopeptide transporter member of the OPT family with potential orthologs in S. pombe and C. albicans), translating to MLNKFWHTKGPSVQEGEEKEEEYQDVFEGVEMNGENKPEVKHEVRETNSSIESEKVDGDFGNTTNYYSDKPEIGVVETIISPSGKVSDEQWTVLLKKAGFDNPDNITDIPADLKYVASQIVNMSLEEAAEVLKLGAEYHADDPNLSSDEYNDFVKLSELNPVTLHPFEEDALELKAVAGLLHFHSPYKAVRACVSPQDDYESPVETFRSYFLALVWAIIGSGFNEFFAHRLMVITISSSMVQLLLFPMGSLWAKIMPYWSFPIWKGKRIHLNIPQPWSQKEQMFSTVLFSIAVSSFYMDSVILTLKMFYKEKVSFGYQFFTSIAVQFLGFGFAGSLRRFVIYPSHAIWPSQLQTMALNKALFSKKTEKGGRGLTSQTFFYICVAFTFFYEWLPTYLFQILSTFNWMTWIKPDNFNLAMVTGSMGGVGINPIASFDWNVINYYSALVTPLFSYANQMAGGLIAAICVLAIYYSNQFDCQYLPMFSNALFTNTGTEYDVTSIINSKAEVDVNKYQNYSPPYYSAGNLFCYGVFIASYPLLFAYSFLTQWKVLLRAFKDWASAIWSLTKKHTWLYSWRESSHALEEFHDPHSRMMRRYNEVPDWWYYIVLILSIVIGIAALEGYHTNTPIWSLFMAVGLNAVFLIPITILEATTALQLGLNVLIEIIMGYALPGNPQALMLIKAFGYNIDGQADSYVGNLKLGHYSKIPPMALFRGQMFMVLIQTLVSLGVLNWSISNIKDYCQPNQESKFTCPDAITYYNASVLWGAIGPKRIFEGVYPILKWCWLIGAIIGIGLGLWKLLIPRFYPLWFNPLLVVGGMLNMAPPYNLTYMTPGAIANFFSQFYMRKYHLRIWQKYNYVLVAGFQTGLVISSIIIFFSVQYKEKPISWWGNDVINNGLDAAGPPKKNVSLTPRGYFGPEYGHFP from the coding sequence ATGCTTAACAAATTTTGGCACACCAAAGGTCCGAGTGTGCAAGAGGgggaagaaaaagaagaagaatatcaAGATGTGTTTGAGGGAGTTGAGATGAATGGTGAAAATAAGCCTGAAGTGAAGCATGAGGTCCGCGAAACTAACAGTTCCATTGAATCAGAAAAAGTGGATGGCGACTTTGGAAATACTACAAATTATTACTCTGATAAACCAGAAATTGGTGTAGTTGAAACTATAATCTCACCATCAGGTAAAGTGAGTGATGAACAATGGACTgtccttttgaaaaaggcAGGGTTTGATAATCCTGATAACATAACTGACATTCCTGctgatttgaaatatgtgGCTAGTCAAATTGTTAACATGTCATTAGAAGAAGCAGCTGAAGTTTTAAAATTAGGCGCCGAATACCATGCAGATGATCCTAATTTGTCTAGTGATGAATACAACGATTTTGTTAAACTCTCAGAGCTCAATCCCGTTACTTTACAtccttttgaagaagatgctCTAGAGTTAAAAGCTGTTGCAGGATTACTTCATTTCCACTCACCTTATAAAGCAGTCAGAGCTTGTGTTAGTCCCCAAGATGATTATGAGAGTCCAGTGGAAACCTTTAGGTCTTATTTTCTAGCATTAGTTTGGGCCATTATTGGATCTGGTTTCAACGAATTTTTTGCCCATAGATTAATGGTTATTACAATTTCTTCGTCTATGGTTCAATTGTTACTTTTCCCCATGGGTAGTCTTTGGGCCAAAATTATGCCATATTGgtcttttccaatttggaaaggtAAGAGAATTCACCTCAATATTCCACAACCTTGGTCACAAAAGGAACAAATGTTTTCTACAGTTTTATTTTCGATTGCGGTTAGCTCTTTTTACATGGACAGTGTTATTTTAACCCTGAAAATGTTTTACAAGGAAAAAGTAAGTTTTGgttatcaatttttcacttcaatAGCGGTTCAGTTTTTAGGTTTTGGATTTGCGGGCTCATTACGTCGTTTCGTTATTTACCCATCACATGCCATCTGGCCGAGTCAATTACAAACTATGGCATTGAACAAAGCATTGTTCAGTAAAAAAACTGAAAAGGGTGGTCGTGGTTTAACCAGTCAAACTTTTTTCTACATCTGTGTCGCATTTACTTTTTTTTACGAATGGTTACCAACATATCTATTCCAGATATTAAGCACATTCAACTGGATGACTTGGATTAAACCtgataatttcaatttggcAATGGTAACGGGATCTATGGGTGGTGTTGGTATAAATCCAATTGCATCATTTGATTGGAATGTGATTAACTATTACAGTGCTCTGGTCACGCCTCTTTTTTCATATGCTAATCAAATGGCAGGTGGTTTGATAGCGGCTATTTGCGTCTTAGCGATCTATTATTCTAACCAATTCGACTGTCAATATTTACCCATGTTTTCCAATGCACTATTCACTAATACAGGAACAGAATACGATGTCACAAGTATTATTAACAGTAAAGCTGAAGTCGATGTTAACAAATATCAAAATTATTCACCCCCATATTATAGTGCTGGTAACTTATTCTGTTATGGTGTCTTCATTGCCTCTTATCCACTACTATTTGCCTATTCATTCCTTACCCAATGGAAAGTTCTATTGAGGGCTTTTAAAGATTGGGCAAGTGCAATTTGGTCTTTAACCAAGAAACATACTTGGTTATATTCTTGGAGAGAAAGTTCACATgcattagaagaatttcaTGATCCTCATTCAAGAATGATGCGCCGTTACAATGAAGTCCCCGATTGGTGGTACTACATTGTCTTAATCCTATCAATCGTTATTGGAATTGCTGCACTTGAAGGGTACCATACAAACACCCCGATTTGGTCACTTTTCATGGCAGTTGGATTAAACGCAGTATTCTTGATCCCAATTACCATCTTAGAAGCTACCACTGCATTGCAATTAGGTTTGAACGTTTTGATCGAAATCATTATGGGTTATGCGTTACCTGGTAACCCACAAGCATTAATGCTTATCAAGGCATTTGGTTACAACATTGATGGTCAAGCCGATTCTTATGTTGGTAATCTAAAACTAGGTCATTACTCTAAAATTCCTCCAATGGCGTTGTTTAGAGGCCAAATGTTTATGGTTTTAATACAAACTCTGGTTTCCCTAGGTGTTCTAAACTGGTCAATCAGTAACATTAAAGATTACTGTCAACCAAACCAAGAATCGAAATTCACTTGTCCAGATGCTATCACTTACTACAATGCATCTGTCCTCTGGGGTGCTATTGGTCCCAAACGTATTTTTGAAGGTGTTTACCctattttgaaatggtGTTGGCTAATCGGAGCTATCATCGGGATCGGATTGGGTCTGTGGAAACTACTGATCCCCCGTTTCTATCCCCTCTGGTTTAATCCATTATTAGTCGTTGGCGGTATGCTAAACATGGCACCACCGTACAATCTAACATATATGACTCCGGGTGCcattgccaattttttctcacAATTTTACATGCGCAAGTATCACCTAAGAATATGGCAAAAATATAACTATGTCTTAGTGGCAGGTTTCCAAACAGGCTTAGTCATATCTTCAATTATTATATTCTTTTCTGTCCAGTACAAAGAAAAACCTATCAGTTGGTGGGGCAATGACGTTATTAACAACGGTCTTGATGCTGCAGGTCCGCCGAAGAAAAACGTTTCACTAACTCCGAGAGGTTATTTTGGTCCAGAATACGGCCATTTTCCGTGA
- a CDS encoding uncharacterized protein (weakly similar to uniprot|P53278 Saccharomyces cerevisiae YGR130C Protein of unknown function green fluorescent protein (GFP)-fusion protein localizes to the cytoplasm in a punctate pattern), translated as MFRSKRPDPFTGLYEEAHRREQARKGTFLTQVVNSDGANLLDVADRAEKSPSIKSSSRASARKSHLGEFASPFRLESNEKDAEKRRLQRFPTVSPNSVFSKVHPKELGYRTMGRGSRRAKDIQFPIYLRENEARQDQLLTEVEIREQKLAYIKNSQIVHDYTEGGKKKSGAKKGVKSTKSKPSAKSPGKPAIKAVSKSNDELETIPDNEVGSQYTFETLPDGASYDYLIETEEVPAGAAHGKMSSKPVKLVRKGEKESKKEEATPDAESFNSKGPSPEPATPEAGLKSKAEEQAGNELKEVPETSSTSKKAESKVESSAKDVVGDEKAEKAEKTENLLDRSEPLDAAKDSADKATRFKEGPVEKIPDTVIGDETLEIAPEKGAHGAAADVKKGAKEAKKQSESDEGVVEATKVAAGEPESYEGAGVTENDSTPGPMVDDVHSDVSVTSPPVDYAAVPRVVTFPEVEKKRSIFSIFGRKKKSQNRAPNPLATPENPEILVKTDREGFLSKAVYDKVKYENHKHSEWLTEFISSEKKRYEEKQVDYDNRLEELKKEVEKLEESMQEIKDDANELIEIRHGRLSKKFLESTQQYIEKKNAIFHETKAIQDQKDKETDEIKHRQEEVQKEIAALNAEKDNIHREFIGWTNRLADYSAHLDAKMYSLHTLQQKHTKTQAQIDELSHKKAVLEKEMAAHKETHAKNTKAVEKHANKEYLPKVHEIDDKISNLLGELSVIKQESANEKLKLGSITKKLESERQAHEEQLKLEAEERERKEKDLLGKQREEHEAVAAGLKKQHEEELRKMKQDYEKRLQELKEHQSKQTAEAEATKARAAENETHGGVATHSVKSSGASGASGTDGIKSTGAKSTGAKSTGAKSTDAKSTGAKSTDAKSTDAKPNATKSGVGATTKSTGPQATDSTSGKVHNPFTDSGVTKSKETRELTDNQGKPSGVVPYGSNVASGSTANDNRNTKQNPSASRESSLFDYETEEEIRSVY; from the coding sequence ATGTTTCGTAGTAAGCGTCCTGACCCATTTACGGGGCTTTACGAAGAAGCTCACAGGAGGGAGCAAGCAAGAAAAGGTACTTTTTTAACACAAGTTGTTAACAGTGATGGTGCAAATCTTTTAGATGTTGCGGATCGTGCGGAAAAAAGTCCATCTATTAAATCATCGAGTAGGGCATCTGCTAGAAAATCACATCTTGGTGAATTTGCATCTCCTTTTAGATTGGAAAGCAATGAAAAGGACGCTGAGAAACGTAGATTGCAAAGATTCCCTACCGTCAGTCCAAATTCTGTCTTTTCTAAAGTACATCCAAAGGAATTAGGGTATAGGACTATGGGTCGTGGATCTAGAAGGGCCAAAGATATCCAATTTCCAATCTACTTGAGAGAGAACGAAGCTAGACAGGATCAGTTGCTGACGGAGGTTGAAATTAGAGAACAGAAATTAGCTTATATCAAGAATTCACAGATTGTTCACGATTATACTGAAGGcggtaagaagaagagtgGAGCAAAGAAGGGAGTCAAATCTACGAAATCGAAACCTTCTGCAAAGTCACCTGGAAAGCCTGCAATCAAGGCAGTGTCAAAGTCcaatgatgaattagagACTATTCCTGATAATGAAGTTGGGTCTCAAtatacttttgaaactttgCCCGACGGTGCAAGTTATGACTATTTGATCGAGACGGAAGAAGTTCCAGCGGGTGCTGCGCATGGTAAAATGTCTTCCAAACCGGTTAAATTAGTCAGAAAGGGTGAAAAAGAGTCGAAGAAGGAGGAAGCGACACCCGATGCTGaaagtttcaattctaaagGACCTTCACCAGAACCTGCCACCCCAGAGGCCGGACTAAAATCCAAAGCCGAGGAACAAGCAGGTAATGAGCTAAAAGAGGTTCCGGAGACCAGTTCAACCTCTAAAAAGGCAGAATCTAAAGTTGAATCCAGCGCCAAGGATGTcgttggtgatgaaaaagCCGAAAAAGCCGAAAAAACCGAAAATCTTTTGGATAGATCTGAACCGCTAGATGCGGCAAAGGATTCAGCTGACAAGGCAACAAGATTCAAGGAAGGCCcagttgaaaagattccagATACAGTTATCGGTGATGAAACTTTAGAAATTGCTCCGGAGAAAGGTGCTCACGGTGCAGCCGCAGATGTTAAGAAAGGAGCAAAGGAAGCTAAGAAACAAtctgaatctgatgaaggCGTTGTTGAAGCAACAAAAGTTGCAGCTGGTGAACCTGAATCTTACGAAGGTGCTGGCGTTACAGAGAATGATAGTACACCAGGACCCATGGTCGATGATGTACACAGTGATGTTTCTGTTACTTCACCACCCGTTGACTATGCCGCCGTACCTCGTGTAGTTACTTTCCCTGAAgtggaaaagaagagatcTATATTCAGTATCTTTGGCcgtaagaagaaatctcaGAATCGTGCACCAAATCCATTGGCAACTCCAGAAAATCCTGAAATATTAGTGAAAACAGATAGGGAAGGATTTTTATCAAAGGCAGTTTACGATAAGGTGAAATACGAAAATCATAAGCATTCTGAATGGTTAACTGAATTTATTAGctctgaaaagaaaagataCGAAGAGAAACAGGTGGATTATGATAATAGATTAGAAGAACTGAAGAAAGAGGTcgaaaaattggaagaatccATGCAAGAGATTAAGGATGATGCTAATGAATTAATAGAAATTAGACACGGCAGATTGTCGAAGAAATTCTTAGAGTCAACTCAACAATATattgagaagaagaatgcAATTTTCCACGAGACTAAAGCTATTCAAGATCAGAAGGACAAGGaaactgatgaaattaaacacagacaagaagaagtacaaaaagaaattgctGCTCTTAATGCCGAAAAGGATAATATTCACCGTGAATTCATTGGATGGACTAATCGTCTGGCTGATTATTCCGCTCATTTGGATGCAAAGATGTATAGTTTGCACACTCTTCAACAAAAGCATACCAAAACTCAGGCTCAAATAGATGAATTGTCCCACAAGAAGGCCGTtttagaaaaagaaatggcTGCTCATAAGGAAACACATGCTAAAAATACAAAAGCAGTTGAAAAACATGCCAATAAGGAATATTTACCTAAAGTCCATGAAATCGATGATAAGATCTCAAACCTTCTCGGTGAATTGTCTGTGATTAAACAGGAGAGTGCTAATGAAAAGTTGAAATTGGGTAGTATTaccaagaaattggaaagtgaAAGACAAGCTCACGAGGAGcaattgaaattagaagCAGAAGAGCGTGAACgtaaagaaaaagatcTTTTGGGTAAACAGCGTGAGGAACATGAGGCAGTTGCTGCTGGATTGAAGAAACAGCATGAGGAGGAGTTAAGGAAAATGAAGCAAGATTACGAAAAGCGGTTACAAGAGCTTAAGGAACACCAGAGCAAACAAACtgctgaagctgaagctACAAAGGCCAGAGCTGCTGAAAATGAGACCCATGGTGGTGTCGCTACACATAGTGTTAAGTCTTCTGGTGCttctggtgcctctggtaCAGATGGTATCAAGTCCACTGGGGCCAAGTCCACTGGAGCCAAGTCTACCGGGGCCAAGTCTACCGACGCCAAGTCTACCGGGGCCAAGTCTACCGACGCCAAGTCTACCGACGCTAAACCAAATGCAACGAAATCTGGTGTTGGTGCCACTACCAAGTCTACGGGACCCCAGGCAACTGATAGCACCTCTGGTAAAGTTCACAACCCATTTACTGATTCTGGTGTCACCAAGTCCAAGGAAACTCGCGAATTGACCGATAATCAGGGTAAACCAAGTGGGGTAGTACCTTATGGTTCTAACGTTGCTTCTGGATCTACAGCTAATGACAATAGAAACACAAAGCAGAATCCCTCTGCTTCTAGGGAGAGCTCACTTTTCGACTACGAAACTGAAGAGGAAATCAGATCAGTATACTAA